Proteins encoded together in one Columba livia isolate bColLiv1 breed racing homer chromosome 3, bColLiv1.pat.W.v2, whole genome shotgun sequence window:
- the NANP gene encoding N-acylneuraminate-9-phosphatase: protein MGVHGVKAVFFDLDNTLIDTAAAGRRAIEEVINALQSKHHYGEGEARLICDKVQAKLLKECHDPAKMCITDLRISHWEEAIQETMGGEANRDLAAECYFLWKTTRLQHLTLAEDTRDMLTELRKGLRLLLLTNGDKQTQREKIEACACQPYFDAIVVGGEQKEEKPAPSIFRYCCDLLGVQPAECVMVGDSLDTDIQGGLNAGLKATVWLNKAMTTPVDTSPVPHYIISSVLDLPAVLQKMEHKINAKLGTDHTAGSNEAH from the exons ATGGGGGTGCACGGCGTCAAGGCGGTGTTCTTCGACTTGGACAACACGCTGATCGAcacggcggcggcggggcggcgcgcCATCGAGGAG GTGATAAACGCGCTGCAGTCCAAGCACCACTACGGTGAGGGCGAAGCCCGCCTCATTTGCGACAAGGTGCAGGCCAAGCTCCTCAAGGAGTGTCACGATCCCGCCAAGATGTGCATCACCGACCTGCGCATCTCGCACTGGGAGGAGGCGATCCAAGAGACGATGGGCGGCGAGGCCAACCGCGACCTGGCCGCCGAGTGCTACTTCCTGTGGAAAACCACCCGGCTGCAGCACCTCACGCTGGCCGAGGACACGCGGGACATGCTGACCGAGCTGCGGAAAGGGCTCCGCCTGCTGCTCCTCACCAACGGCGACAAGCAGACGCAGCGGGAGAAGATCGAGGCGTGCGCCTGCCAGCCCTACTTCGATGCCATCGTTGTGGgaggagagcagaaagaagagaagcCGGCGCCATCCATATTTCGTTACTGTTGCGATCTCCTGGGGGTGCAGCCCGCGGAGTGCGTTATGGTCGGGGACTCTCTAGATACAGATATTCAAGGAGGCCTGAATGCTGGTTTGAAAGCAACTGTCTGGTTAAACAAAGCAATGACAACCCCAGTAGATACCTCCCCAGTACCTCAttatattatttcttctgttctggATCTTCCAGCAGTTTTACAGAAGATGGAGCACAAAATTAATGCTAAGTTAGGAACTGACCATACAGCTGGTAGTAATGAAGCACACTGA